The Terriglobales bacterium genome includes a region encoding these proteins:
- a CDS encoding EutN/CcmL family microcompartment protein: MILARVVGTVVATRKDERLEGRKLLLCRPVNPQGEFEGSHVVAVDTVGAGFHETVLLVTGSSARMAAGKESPLDSAIVGIVDTVRTDSEEAHAVAGKGRAR, encoded by the coding sequence ATGATCCTGGCCCGAGTCGTGGGCACCGTTGTCGCCACCCGCAAGGACGAGCGGCTGGAAGGCCGCAAACTCCTGCTCTGCCGCCCGGTGAACCCGCAGGGAGAATTCGAAGGCAGCCACGTGGTGGCCGTGGACACGGTGGGCGCTGGTTTTCACGAGACCGTGCTGCTGGTGACCGGCTCGTCGGCGCGCATGGCCGCCGGCAAGGAGTCGCCGCTGGACAGCGCCATCGTCGGCATCGTGGACACCGTCCGCACCGACAGCGAAGAAGCGCACGCCGTCGCCGGCAAAGGACGCGCCCGATGA